The Anolis carolinensis isolate JA03-04 chromosome 2, rAnoCar3.1.pri, whole genome shotgun sequence genome has a window encoding:
- the LOC134296210 gene encoding nanos homolog 2-like, whose protein sequence is MGGSNVKGLEPLPLYIKQRLRLQYVAFSVCPHQGRIGTMLSRSAMHVPHYAPSMFREFDRWKGYLSLAKVVTEIIAERKKVPFPSQSWDTMEYDMQLVLNEDNFETASQWVNGSSSSSKSSKGSANGQASQNKEICNFCKHNGESKQVYSSHRLKGMDGTVECPILRKYTCPLCGATGEKAHTLKYCPLSQGKRSLYRKCGRNSAGRKVRR, encoded by the coding sequence atgggagggtccaatgtgaaaggtttggaacccctccccttatatataaaacaaagactccgcctccaatatgtggcattcagtgtgtgtccacaccagggtagaattggcaccatgctctccagatcagccatgcacgtgccacattatgccccttccatgttcagggagtttgacagatggaagggctatctgagccttgcgaaagtggttacggagatcatcgcggaacgcaagaaggtcccatttccatctcagagttgggacacaatggagtacgacatgcagctagtcctcaacgaggacaactttgaaacagcatcacaatgggttaatggaagcagttccagcagcaagagctccaaaggtagtgccaatggccaggcttcccaaaacaaggagatttgcaatttctgcaaacacaacggggaatccaagcaggtctattcgtcccaccggctgaaggggatggacggcaccgtggagtgccccatcttgcgcaaatacacctgtccgctctgcggtgccacgggcgaaaaggcccatactttaaaatactgcccactgagccaagggaagaggtcgctgtatcgcaagtgcggacgtaactcggctggacgcaaggtgaggagataa